From the genome of Sphingobacterium sp. UGAL515B_05:
CTTTTTACTCGACTCCGTTTGGAATATTGGTACAACTTCTCCTTTTTTTATATTCAATCTATAAATTACACCATCCAGTGTCCCAAAAAAAGCCGCATCGCCAGCAATTGTGGCACTACTAAATGTGTTTAAAGGCACCTTGGGTTCGGCTATTTTCATTCCGTCAATTCTATTTAAAACAAGTATACTATAGGAATCCGACATGGTTACAACAAGCTTATCGTCAAAAATACTAGGAACACTTGTCCAGCTTCCCGGTTGATGATATACCCAAAATCCACTTCCATTCGTGGTATTTAGCGCATATACATTAAAGTCACGCGCACCAAAATAGACTGTACTATCAGCAACAACTGCGTTGAATTGGATCTCACCTTTGGGAAAATAACGTTCGCCAATTGTTTTAAACCTCCAATCTAAGGTGCCATCTTTTTTCAAACAATAGAAATAACCATCAAAACTACCAATAAAAACATGCTCTCGTGTCAACGTTGGGGCTGCATGCACAATTCCTCCGGTCAGGAATTTCCAAACAAGTTTCCCCGATTTAGCACCTACAGCGTAAATATGATGATCTCCAGACCCAAAATACACTACGCCATCGACCACTGCGGGAGATGAAAGAAAATAATCCCATACATCATAGCTCTTCTCACCATTGGTTGAAAACTGCCATAATTTTCGTCCAGTTTGAGCATCCAGGGCATACAAGTAGCCATCTGCGCTTAAAAAATACACTATTCCAGCATCTACAGCAACAGTTGACCGAATTTCACCAGCAGTTTTATACGTCCAAAGTACATCTCCGCTAGTTTTGTTCAACGCATATAAATTACTGTCACAAGAACCCACAAAGACGACATCACCCCAAATAATGGGTGAAGAAAACAATTTTCCTTTTGTTTGGAATTTCCATTTCAATGATGGCTTTAAACCGACATTGGAGGAAGCTGCATAATTTTGACGATCTAGGCTTCTAGCGAGAGCCAGATGCTGCCCTCTTAATTGATAAAAACATCCCACCGCAATAAATAGGATAATAATGGGGCGCCAATCATATTTTAGTCTAAACATCGATGTTTTTTTAAGGTTATAGGTTATGCTGTCGCGCTCAAAAAATAGCTGAGCTATCGACTATTATCTCTCGGTCGCTAAGTGTCCTTATCATATTATGGATAGATAAGGTATTTTTCCCTAACCTTTCTATAACTCTTTAATCTCGGTTCCCAGCTTTTTCGGATTTCTTCTTCCGAAACACCAGCTTCGATTTGCTTGCGAAATAAACCTACGCCCACGAGCCTTTCGATACTGCCAATCTGTTTCGAAAATGATTGATCAAAAAACTTGTCTTTTTCCGGAGAGTTCTGATAAAGTGCTATCATCCAGGATAAGTTTATTTTTTTATTATCTACAAGCTGCTTTAGATCATATTTACGCAGGTCTATTCCATAGCATTCTTCATTCATAAACAGTGGCGATTCACTCATCCCTTTTTTACTGACGGGGACAAATGAGAAATCATATATACCCTTATAGATTGGACTACCGATCACAACAAAGGGATAATCGGTGCCTCTGCCATGATTCACTTTCACACCTTCAAAGAGGCAGGTACTCGGATATAATAGTATGCTTTGTTCCGTATTTAAATTGGGTGAGGGATTGACTGGTAATTTATAAAGCATACTGTGGTCATAATTTGCTACAGGAATAATCTTCAATTTACATTTCTTTTTGGTATTCATCCAACCTTCTCCATTGATCATCTGGGCAAATTCAGCTGTAGTCATCCCATGTGCAATAGGAACAGGAAATTGCCCAATACCCGACTTATATTTTTCCTCCAAAATAGGGCCATCAATTAGATAGGCATTGGGATTGGGCCTGTCTAAGATCAAGAGCTCCTTATCATTTTCAGCGCAGGCTTCCATAATATCCCGAAGTGTATTAATATTGGTATAAAATCTCACCCCCATATCCTGCACATCATAAATAAACAGATCGATATCTTTTAACTCCTCCGCTGTCGGCTTTTTCTTATTACCATATAGAGAGACAATAGGAATTTTAGTTCTTGGATCGATTTCGTCGCCCACTTCAGTGCCGTTACTTGCATTGCCTCGAAATCCGTGCTCAGGTCCAAAGATCCTCACAATCTGAACTCCTCTTGCCAGCAGACTGTCAACAAGGTGACTTCCCTTAATAACCGTAGATGGATTGCCCAATATACCAATGCGCTTATTCAATAAATAAGGTACATAACGCTCGGTCTGTTCGGCTCCTGTCCGTATACGATCATTACAATAATCCAAAAAGGTCTGCGCTTTCACATCGTTGAACAGGAATAGCGTTAATATAAAAATGAGCACTGGTTTCATATTCGTTCGGTTTATATTTAAAAAATACCCACTGAGCATCAGGCTATTCACACGATAACAAAAAACTAAACTAAGGATAAAGCTTTATTTTCACAAATCGTTTGTTAAAATTGACAAACAAGTTTTATCACACTACCTTTGGAATATTATTGAGCATGATTTCCAAATGAACAATGGATGGCATGAGGAAGCTTTAGCGTGCTAAATTTTTATAATTATTAATCATGGAAAAGCAGGTAAATGCAGGTGAATTTGTAGATCGTTTTATGACAGGTAGTCTGGAGCATCTGCGTTATCAACAATCCCCGATCAAGATCTTCCAGCTCAGTGAAATCGCACCCTACATTAAATTTCCGACCCCACCTATTTTCTTAGGCTATAATCTTCTTGTTCACATCACGGAAGGTTATTTTAAACATCAGATTGGTGCCAAGGAATATGTTGTAACAGCTCCGGCAATTCTTATCAGCAACTACGGCAATATCTCAACAATAAAGTCGGTCGATAAATCCGCGAAAGGACATTGCGTTTTGATCAACGACAATGCGATGACTTCCATCTTCAGGGAACAGGAGATTTTGAATATTTTTAATATCTCGCCCTTACTAAACTTAACTGCGCGAGACAGCGGCGATCTTCAAGAACTTTTCAGATTACTTTATGATGAATTGCTTTCCGAATCACCTTATAAAGAACTATTTGAAAATTTATTAAAATCTGCAATTCTAAAAATTATCAAGCTATCTTCATCCAACCTTGCGCTCAATCGGAGACAGGAAATTGCAATGATGTTCAAACAGCTTGTGCACAAAAACTTCAAAAAGCAAAAAAATATTTCATTCTACGCGGATAAACTCGCGGTATCTACAAACTACCTTAATCGGTGCGTATTTTCTGTATTCAAGAAATCGTCGAAGGAACTCATTCTTGAAGTACTGATTATGCACAGTCAATTTCTATTGTTTGAATCCACTAAAAGCATTGCAGACATTTGTTATGAATTGGATTTTTCCGATCCTTCTTACTTCTCACGGCTTTTCAAAAAAATAGTTGGTGTTTCTCCTACTTCTTATCGAAACAGAGCAACTTAGATTTTCAATATGCACGATTTGTCCTATCTTTTATGCTGAAGTACACAAGAGAATCAAATTGATTGGAGTTATTTTTGTGTAAGTGATTGAAGCAAAAGAGAATTTTTTGGTCAACGGGCAGTTCTTCTTCATGTTTCGATTTACATTGTTCCATCATTTAATCACATATTTAAAGATGCTTAAGGTTTCAGAACACAACAATATAACCCAAGATTTCGATTTGTTTATTGCGGATTTTAAAACTAGGCTATCAAGCTTATTTAATAAAGAGTATGATTACAACTCGCTCAGTTTAACGCGTGGGCTACCGCCTGAGTTTTTAGCTGAGATCATGAAAATGCAGCCCTTGTCGGTTGCTATCCCAGAACACCACGGTGGTCGGGGCCTTCATGTGAAAGAATGCTTGGGTGTACTGGCGGCAGCTTCTTATGAATCACTATCTTTATCGCTCATTTTCGGGATTAATATTGCGCTATTTTTGGAGCCCTTTGCCAAATACGGCGATACCTTACTTCAAGAGAAGATATTCCATCAATTTTTGGAAAACCAGGCAATGGGAGGATTAATGATTACCGAACAGGCTTACGGCAGTGACGCCCTCAATATGCGAACATCTTACGAACAAAAGGACGATAAGTACTATATAAAAGGTGAAAAACACTGGCAAGGTCTCACTGGAGCTGCTGACTTTTGGCTCGTGACAGCACGCAAGAAAAATGAAAACGGAGAACTGGTGCGGGATATAGATTTCTTTGTCACAGAGAACGCCGTCGAAGAACAAAAGATTACTGTTACAAAGAAATACAATAGCCTTGGTCTTTATGCAATTCCTTATGGAGTGAACGACATCGACATCAATGTTCCCATGGATCACAAATTAAATCCGGAAAGTACAGGAATTAAATTGATGTTAGACACCCTCCACCGCAGCAGATTACAATTCCCTGGAATGGGCATGGGTTTCATAAAACGGATGTTGGATGAGGCCATGACACATTGTTCCGAACGCCGTGTAGCGGGTATTAGTTTAAATGAATTAGACGCTGTTAAATTTCAGTTGTCGCGCATACAGGCTGCATTTACCTTATGCTCTGCAATGTGTTCATACAGTGTCTCGATCAGCTCTATCCATAATGACCTTTCGGCCTATGGTGTAGATGCCAATAGTGTGAAAGCATTTGTGACAGACTTAATGCATGAAGCCGCGCAAACATGTGTGCAATTATCCGGTGCAAATGGCTATAGGTTAGACCATGTTGCCGGTCGTGGCCTCGTAGACAGTAGACCTTTTCAAATCTTTGAGGGATCAAATGAAATGCTTTATTCTCAAGTTGCTGAAGCGATCGGTAAACTTATGCGCAAAACCAAAGAAAGTAACTTGTTGTCTTTCTTAAAAAAATATAGCTCAACTGAATTTGCAGCACCATTTTTCTCATCAATCTTGAGTTTTGACTTTCCGCTACAGCCCAAACAACGTGAACTGGTTACACTTGGAAAGATAATCGCCCGCGTCATCTGTTTTCAGTATGTTTTACAAATTAACAACGCCGGGTTCAATGATAAGATGACAGAAATAACACGTCAACATGTGAGCATGGATATTTATATGTTGGTAGGCCAGTTATCAAATAACAATAATGCCGAACCACTTATGAACTACGACGAAAACACAGATTGGATGAAGTTCACTTCTTAATAAGGAGACATTACAGGAATCAATCTGGTCAGTAAGTTTCAATAAAAGCAAGAGGCTACTTCCTATGAAGTGGCCTCTTCCATTATATTGCTGAAATATCCCATTCCCACACACTATGATAGTGCCCTATCGACTCGGTATAGGCAATAAATTCTCGGTAAAACGGATGTGAACCTATTGTAGCACTATCTCCAATAACAACCAATTTCTTCTTAGCCCTAGTCATTGCCACATTCATCCGGCGAACATCAGACAAAAAACCAATCTGCTGTTCAGCGTTACTTCTGGTCAAACTGATATAAATAACATCCTTCTCCTGCCCTTGAAAACTGTCTATTGTCTGTATTTTAATCAAGTCGTTAAAAGGTCGTAGCACTTCTTCCCCATCCAATACCTCCTTCAATAAAGTGGCCTGCTTTCGATAGGGAGCAATCACCCCGACGCTCAGGCTTTCATCGAGGCTCAAAGACGCTGTCCAAGCTCCAATATGGTCGTTCAGATGAGCTTTAATAAAATGAGCTTCTCCTAGATTAAAGATTGCGCCGTCGCTTTCGGTTTCTTCAAACCCCGCTCCCGCTGTATCGATAAATAAGACCGGTTCGGTATCCACTGCTAAGCTCCACTGTGCCACTGTACTATCTGCTCTCAACAAACCATTATACAAGGCTGTGGACGGGTATTGCATAATTTGTTCATTCATGCGATACTGTACATCTAACAAAGAAACCAATTGCGGATTATGATCTACCAATTTTTCGAATAATGTATGGCTCAGGCCATGGTGAGGTACATTACTGGATTTTACAGTAGGAGGCAATTGATTGTGGTCTCCCGCCAAAATAACTCGATGTGCCTTTAATATCGGGATCCAGCAAGCAGGCTCCAATGCTTGTGCGGCCTCATCAATAATGACTGTTTCATAGCTGCGATTGCGAATAACCTCATGATTCGATCCAACCAAAGTTGCAGTAATTACCTGCGATTTATCCAAAACATCTGCACTGATAAAATCTTGAATCTTATCGACATCTTTTCTGATTCGATGAGCTTCATCAAACAACGCTTTTCTTTGCTCCCGCTCAGCTTTTCCAAAATTACGTTTATATTTTTGAGCCATCTCTGTATACGTCCGCACTTGCTTTTGAAGTGTTTTAATATCCTTATTTGCAGGATGTCGATCAATCTTTGCATCGAGTGTCAATTCCTGGAGATGCTCCGAAACCTTCACAGGGTTTCCTATTCTTGTTACTGCAATTCCAGCAGCATCTAGACGTTCAGTTAACAAATCAACGGCAGTATTGCTCGGTGCAACAACCAACACTTGCTTGTTGTATTGTTTTAGCAATGCCTTCACGGCCTGAACCAATGTTGTTGTTTTCCCTGTCCCCGGCGGCCCATGCAAAAGAGCTACAGTACTTGCTTCCAATAGCTGTTGGACCGCTTTATTTTGCCCCGTATTTAAGTTGGGATGCTCAAAGAATTCTGCAATAGATTCAGTTGGAATCAACTCTTCACCGATTAATCTTCTCACAAAACTACCTTGCTTTGCATCACGGCTCAATTCCTTTCCTTTCTCCAAGGCATTGAACATCTCCCGATAGGAATACTCATCAAATAACAAATCAACACCAAGCTTCCCTCTTCTGCTCCATTCTGGAAGTTCATCGACACGAAATGAAATTCGCATCCCATCCCTATTGATCGAAGATATGATGCCCTCTATTCGATCTCGGTCGGGATCGTGATTTGAGAACAGACAAACTGGCATACCAAAGCGAAACTTATGTTCGACCTCATAATAATTTGTTCGATTTAAATTAACGGATAAATAGTCTCCTCTCCCAAGCTCCGTATCTGTTATCTGAATCGGAAACCAGGTGACACCTTGCATTCTTCGTTCATTCAAACTACTTTTCAACAACAAATTTTCATGTTGTAATCGATCAAATTGGTGCTCCTGACGTAATAAAGTAATAAGCTCGTCGAAATAATTCATCGTGTAATATACAAATTGCTCAGGCGCAAAATAACTGTTTTTTTACTTATTTGGACCATTTGGTTTTTAATTCATCTCATATGTAGTCAAATTTTGTAAAGCAAATTGATATGTTCCAAAAGAAGCATTGGATCTAACCGTAAATTCATATTTTTTTACTATAATTGGAAAAGAGAGCGTTTTCCAATCGAAGCTCCATAAATCAACAATTAGATGAGCGAAATATTCTTACACGACAGCGAGCAGCAATGGACAGACCTGGGCGAAGGTGTTATGCGAAAAATACTCGTTTTTAATGATGAACTCATGCTCATGAAAGTTCGTTTTAAAAAAGGGGCTATCGGTGCACTTCATCAACACCCCCACACACAGATTTCTTATGTTAGTGCAGGAACATTCAGATACCATATTGATGGTGTTGATCGCATCTTAACCGCTGGCGATTCTTGTATCATCTATTCGCAATTGATTCATGGATGTGAATGTTTAGAGGAAGGAGAACTGATCGATTCGTTCACCCCATATCGTGAAGATTTTGTTCAATCTACCTAAAAAATGTATTAATCAGGTTTTGAAAAAATAATAATCATTTTGTTCTAACGTTAATGCAATAACATTCAAAAATATGATCTCACTTCTTTCTCCTTATATTCGCGCAACATTTGCTGCCGTATGCATGAGCATTAGTTTATTCGGTCTTTCTCCATCTCTACAAGCGCAAGAAAAACCTCTTTTAATAGAAAAGATAAATCCGCATCTGTACCTTTACACGACCTTTAACACCTTTGGAGGTGCCAAATATGCTGCTAATGCGGTATACCTAATTACAAAAAAAGGCGTTATCCTTTTTGATACACCATGGGATTCCACACAATATCAACCCTTATTGGACAGCATCAAACAGAAACATAATTTACCCGTCATTGCTGTTTACGCGACACACTGGCACGAAGATCGGGCAGGTGGCTTTGCTTATTACAACGGTATTGGTATTCCAACCTACGCAACAAAAATGACGAACGACCTGCTAAAGGTAAATCACAAAGCCCAGGCCACTCATCTTGTTTCCACCAATAAAACCTACACCGTCGGCGGACAATCTTTTGTTTTGAACTTTTTTGGTGCCGGACACTCCATGGACAATGTTGTTGTCTGGTTTCCCCAATATAAGATCCTAGACGGTGGTTGTTTTATAAAAAGCTCCGAAGCCCAAGATCTAGGATTTACGGCAGATGGGGATATAAAATCCTGGAAACCATCCCTAGCGAGGTTATTGGCAAAATATCCCGAAATTAATATGGTTATTCCTGGGCATGATGCCTGGAAAGATAAAGGTCAGATAAAGCGAACCGAAGCGCTGCTTACTGAGGGACACTAATACATTGTTCATGTCCTCCTTTACGCCGGTAAACTCTCTTGTTTTTCAACGAGATAAAAACACCTTAAGATATCCAAAT
Proteins encoded in this window:
- a CDS encoding helix-turn-helix domain-containing protein — its product is MEKQVNAGEFVDRFMTGSLEHLRYQQSPIKIFQLSEIAPYIKFPTPPIFLGYNLLVHITEGYFKHQIGAKEYVVTAPAILISNYGNISTIKSVDKSAKGHCVLINDNAMTSIFREQEILNIFNISPLLNLTARDSGDLQELFRLLYDELLSESPYKELFENLLKSAILKIIKLSSSNLALNRRQEIAMMFKQLVHKNFKKQKNISFYADKLAVSTNYLNRCVFSVFKKSSKELILEVLIMHSQFLLFESTKSIADICYELDFSDPSYFSRLFKKIVGVSPTSYRNRAT
- a CDS encoding DUF1343 domain-containing protein; translation: MKPVLIFILTLFLFNDVKAQTFLDYCNDRIRTGAEQTERYVPYLLNKRIGILGNPSTVIKGSHLVDSLLARGVQIVRIFGPEHGFRGNASNGTEVGDEIDPRTKIPIVSLYGNKKKPTAEELKDIDLFIYDVQDMGVRFYTNINTLRDIMEACAENDKELLILDRPNPNAYLIDGPILEEKYKSGIGQFPVPIAHGMTTAEFAQMINGEGWMNTKKKCKLKIIPVANYDHSMLYKLPVNPSPNLNTEQSILLYPSTCLFEGVKVNHGRGTDYPFVVIGSPIYKGIYDFSFVPVSKKGMSESPLFMNEECYGIDLRKYDLKQLVDNKKINLSWMIALYQNSPEKDKFFDQSFSKQIGSIERLVGVGLFRKQIEAGVSEEEIRKSWEPRLKSYRKVREKYLIYP
- a CDS encoding AAA domain-containing protein encodes the protein MNYFDELITLLRQEHQFDRLQHENLLLKSSLNERRMQGVTWFPIQITDTELGRGDYLSVNLNRTNYYEVEHKFRFGMPVCLFSNHDPDRDRIEGIISSINRDGMRISFRVDELPEWSRRGKLGVDLLFDEYSYREMFNALEKGKELSRDAKQGSFVRRLIGEELIPTESIAEFFEHPNLNTGQNKAVQQLLEASTVALLHGPPGTGKTTTLVQAVKALLKQYNKQVLVVAPSNTAVDLLTERLDAAGIAVTRIGNPVKVSEHLQELTLDAKIDRHPANKDIKTLQKQVRTYTEMAQKYKRNFGKAEREQRKALFDEAHRIRKDVDKIQDFISADVLDKSQVITATLVGSNHEVIRNRSYETVIIDEAAQALEPACWIPILKAHRVILAGDHNQLPPTVKSSNVPHHGLSHTLFEKLVDHNPQLVSLLDVQYRMNEQIMQYPSTALYNGLLRADSTVAQWSLAVDTEPVLFIDTAGAGFEETESDGAIFNLGEAHFIKAHLNDHIGAWTASLSLDESLSVGVIAPYRKQATLLKEVLDGEEVLRPFNDLIKIQTIDSFQGQEKDVIYISLTRSNAEQQIGFLSDVRRMNVAMTRAKKKLVVIGDSATIGSHPFYREFIAYTESIGHYHSVWEWDISAI
- a CDS encoding acyl-CoA dehydrogenase family protein yields the protein MLKVSEHNNITQDFDLFIADFKTRLSSLFNKEYDYNSLSLTRGLPPEFLAEIMKMQPLSVAIPEHHGGRGLHVKECLGVLAAASYESLSLSLIFGINIALFLEPFAKYGDTLLQEKIFHQFLENQAMGGLMITEQAYGSDALNMRTSYEQKDDKYYIKGEKHWQGLTGAADFWLVTARKKNENGELVRDIDFFVTENAVEEQKITVTKKYNSLGLYAIPYGVNDIDINVPMDHKLNPESTGIKLMLDTLHRSRLQFPGMGMGFIKRMLDEAMTHCSERRVAGISLNELDAVKFQLSRIQAAFTLCSAMCSYSVSISSIHNDLSAYGVDANSVKAFVTDLMHEAAQTCVQLSGANGYRLDHVAGRGLVDSRPFQIFEGSNEMLYSQVAEAIGKLMRKTKESNLLSFLKKYSSTEFAAPFFSSILSFDFPLQPKQRELVTLGKIIARVICFQYVLQINNAGFNDKMTEITRQHVSMDIYMLVGQLSNNNNAEPLMNYDENTDWMKFTS
- a CDS encoding cupin domain-containing protein, whose protein sequence is MSEIFLHDSEQQWTDLGEGVMRKILVFNDELMLMKVRFKKGAIGALHQHPHTQISYVSAGTFRYHIDGVDRILTAGDSCIIYSQLIHGCECLEEGELIDSFTPYREDFVQST
- the bla gene encoding BlaB/IND/MUS family subclass B1 metallo-beta-lactamase; translated protein: MSISLFGLSPSLQAQEKPLLIEKINPHLYLYTTFNTFGGAKYAANAVYLITKKGVILFDTPWDSTQYQPLLDSIKQKHNLPVIAVYATHWHEDRAGGFAYYNGIGIPTYATKMTNDLLKVNHKAQATHLVSTNKTYTVGGQSFVLNFFGAGHSMDNVVVWFPQYKILDGGCFIKSSEAQDLGFTADGDIKSWKPSLARLLAKYPEINMVIPGHDAWKDKGQIKRTEALLTEGH
- a CDS encoding PQQ-binding-like beta-propeller repeat protein, translated to MFRLKYDWRPIIILFIAVGCFYQLRGQHLALARSLDRQNYAASSNVGLKPSLKWKFQTKGKLFSSPIIWGDVVFVGSCDSNLYALNKTSGDVLWTYKTAGEIRSTVAVDAGIVYFLSADGYLYALDAQTGRKLWQFSTNGEKSYDVWDYFLSSPAVVDGVVYFGSGDHHIYAVGAKSGKLVWKFLTGGIVHAAPTLTREHVFIGSFDGYFYCLKKDGTLDWRFKTIGERYFPKGEIQFNAVVADSTVYFGARDFNVYALNTTNGSGFWVYHQPGSWTSVPSIFDDKLVVTMSDSYSILVLNRIDGMKIAEPKVPLNTFSSATIAGDAAFFGTLDGVIYRLNIKKGEVVPIFQTESSKKNRQLFLNGENMLHADLQQKYKNDITRLFADYLQMGSVFSTLWIEDNRLYFGSADGAIYALE